The Sander lucioperca isolate FBNREF2018 chromosome 4, SLUC_FBN_1.2, whole genome shotgun sequence DNA segment tatcagcagagcaatcatgtaatgcacagcagactatggtgcaggtagattattttctgaaatatagtgactactctaactttatttttctctaaatatcacgactccttcaaatctcagagaacacagatatattttgaatgtgcacaaagttttgaacatgagcagaaatcttgctcaaaacTTAACagtattacagtccaggggtttattaataaattaaaatgaattaatgtatcattgaggtgaataattgtcatatgcacatttaaggaggttacttccccaacaaaagatgcaaaagagaagggaagagtaaatgatgctaggctacatgtgactcagatataattagaaaagttgatctacaggagaataaatagttgaaagcaatacagaatgcctgagagccttattgcaatatattccattatgtttttatatttggattataatctgtttccctttacatagatatttccagcataaattgattcagaaaaaggtagaaataggtgcatacaaattcaccagaatgcaggaaattaagtgtttaatgctcaaaatgttatgggggaggacccccagacccccacCATCATAAGTCACCATGTGGAAATGgaataaatactttgtatttgGTTGAATTGTTAGTGCCATGTGTCAAATCTTTTCTTCTGCAAGTCTGAACAATTATTAAtaacaaaaaggaaacattaACTATAATAAACACCCCCATTCCCGCGATCCGTCCAACCAACcccttgacctttttttttttttagctgtcactcttgcctgtcttcaaaacttgagagccctgacttaagtacaaaaaatgttgaatactttagtactaCTTAAGTGTGGTacttaaagagcacttcaacttctactccagtcacttttttgatagagcacttgtacttttactcaagtatagGTCTCTAGTACTTTCTACATGTCTGGTGGCAttggcacatgcagttcaacatcacatctccttaagtcctctaatatttcctcatttatgtcatcaacacatccatgattcatggaaatgtgtaaaacaaggtcatatttttccttgtatttatgtatggtttgcaaaaatgggaactgctgctgagatgaagcaaagtgtatgcgcacatgccactgactttagactaggtttttcctggtctgtggcggaattgttttctgaaacggcaaaatagcactagggaacgtttgcgccggaacatgcctcctctttttgctgaaccgcccccgggagtGCAAGTtaattccctaatttaccgccgtgagtctgtggagggaaaagtccgctgtgcgtcaggtgcaaaataggaatgatacatgcgtcggtgtacaaagtgaattgcgctgggtgcaagatagggcccaatgTGAGTGTGACAGACGCTTGTTAATCTTTTCAGAGTAAAATTCCTTATTCATTTTCTCATCAGTTTCATCATATATGATATTAAGACTAgtttatacattatatttttaagTCCGACAGTGCATAGAACCACAAGATGTTGAGCTGGGACTCTTGGGCTACCGTGTTTGTGATTAGGCATTTTTACGAACTTAACTAAATCTAATGCTAAACTTAGCTTAGCTGTTTATGATGAAGCTATAAGCTATACCTTCACTGAGCATTGCTTCAGCGAATGTGTGAGCTCTGCAATGTGCCCTACCTCAGTGGTGAGCAAAGAGCAAATTTCTTATCATCATAAGGCAGCTTGATGAAAAATGAAGTGCTTAATAATAACCCTCAGTGTTTAAAAGTGAAACTGTAGCTGTAGTAAAACAGCACTGTGTAAAAAAGGGGGTCAGCCCTctggtcccacatttctaagatttttcttaaaattaggccctatgttagggttagggttagggctacattccatctgtagtccattgctactggataatatgttgagtgtaattggctaccaaattgggagaaagggggataaaatctgatacacatttatgaaaaaggaaatgtgggaacatagggcctacttttggaaaaaaaatcttagaaatgtgggaactgtgggaacatagggcctaattttgaaaaacatcttagggctgtgggaacatagggcctaattttcagtgaaaaaaaaaaatcttagaaatgtgggaacataggcacgctcccaaaAAAAGTCTAGCCCTCTTCAGTGAAAACCCCTGGCTGTAAATCTTTGGTGCGGCAGTGCTGTGGGAGGTCTGGTCTTTGTGTTAGGTGCTGGATCTTCTGGTGCCTCTTGAGGTTGCTGGGATGGGAGAAGCGTCGGTTGCAGACGGAGCAGCTGAAGGGCCTCTCCCCGGTGTGCACGTTGTGGTGGATCTCCAGCTGGCTCTGGCACACAAAGCTCTTGCCGCACAGCGTGCAGGTGAAGGGCTTCTCCCTGGTGTGCCTGGCCATGTGCTTCTGCAGGTCTGACTCCAGGAAGAAGCGCTTGGTGCAGCTGGTGCAGCCGTACGGGCGCTCCATGGTGACGGCGTGGTAGAAAGCCAGGTGGAAGCTGCTGGAGAAGGGCTTGTGGTGGCTGTggtgaattgaattgaattggtgGCTCACGGAGGAGTTGATGCTCAAAGTGGAGGACTGCACCTGCACGGACCCGTGTCCTGCTGATTCCTGAATCATGGTTGATGTAGTGTTTTCATGTCTGCCTCTGGctgcttctctctgtgtctggtcTACAGCTGACCACTCCCACTGCTGTGACACCCCCCCGCCATCAACAACTACCACATCTGACAGGGAGGACTCGGAGGTGTCTAATGCTGCCTTGTTATCTCTCCTGCCGTCCGTTACATCATCACAAGAAGCTGGCAAGGCGTCCCAGCTTGGCGTCATGCTAGCGTCTGAGCTCAGCGGCTCCCTCTCCCATGctctgacatcacttcctgctaGCTCTAGCTGGGAACTGTGGGTTgtgtcactgctgctgctgtcagtttcagctgtcctgtcgacAACAAAGGTGACGATGTCAGATCCACTGACCTCCGTTTGGCTGCAGCATCTGGCATCTGGCGAGGCAGCGGGGAGTGATGGGGCGGTGTAGGCGTCTCCTCTGCTGCCGGTGCAGGCGTCTACTGGCACCTCGTGGTTGGTGGCTCCGGTCTCCATCGTTCCCTCCACCTTGACGATCAGCAGctcccccacctcctcctcagGTTCTGCTGACTGAGAGGACAAactgattttatatatatatatatatatatatatatatatatatatatatatatatatataaaaatatatatatatatatataaaaaaatatatatatatatatatatatataaaaatatatatatatatatatatatatatatatatatataaataaatatatataaataaattatatatttatttatttatttatttatttatttatttatatatatatatatatatatatatatgtctaaaccgctggcaactaaagtgagtacacccctatgttaaattcccatagaggcaggcatatttttattttgaaaggccagttatttcatggatccaggatactatgcatcctgatgatCTTTAtcgtgactattattgccactgttcatcacacccccaaccggcaccgtcagacaccacctaccaagagcctgggtctgtcccaggtttcttcttaaaagggagtttttcctcgccactgtcgcacttaCGCATtcatgcatgctcttgggggaatgactagaattgttgggtccttgtaaattatagagtgtggtctagacctactctatctgtaaagtgtcctgagataattcctgttatgatttgacactataaatacaactgaattgaattgaaaattgaattgataAAGTTCctttggcctttggaattaaaatagccccacatcatcacatacccttcaccatacctagagactggcatggggtactttccataaaatgcaaatcaaaccagctattaggctaaccgacataaaaccatgccagtctctaggtatggtgaagggtatgtgatgatgtggggctattttaattccaaaggccaagggaactttatcaggatgcatagtatcctggatccatgaaataactggcctttaaaaataaagatctgccttcctctatgggaatttaacataggggtgtactcactttagttgccagcggtttagacattaatggctgtgtgttgagttattttgaggggacagcacatttatagttatacaagctgtacacttcatactttacattggagcaaagtataatttcttcagtgttgtcccattaaaagatataatgaaatatttactaaaatgtaaaGGGTgaactcacttttgtgagatactgtgtgtgtgtatatatatatatatatatatatatatatatatatatatatatatatatatatatatatatatatatatatatatatatatatatgagaacAAATAGTTCCTGCCAACAAAAATCCCATtataaaacaattacaaaaataGAGTTGCTGTCCATAGTGATATGGATGATAATCAGTGACTACATTTACAAGCACATAATATTCCGTGTTTTGCCCTTATTCTAATACTAATATTACAGTTTACATTCAGTTTGCAAAAATAGGATTTTTCCAACACAAAAACTTGACAATTATTGTTATCTTTGAATACAATATTAAATCCTTTTTTTCACACCCATTTGTTACATAAAATAATAGTataaaatagtaacaaaaaaaTTCTTCTAAATGAAAGTCCATATATCTATATTTCTTCatatttgtgtttctgtccaaAAGATATATTACATTTGgggggttttgtttttttatttccaaactATAAAAATGCAGTACACATTACAAGTATGTTCAGTTCATACACAAGACAGAAGTTAATTTCATATTTTCAGTTTGATAATAAAACTTCAAAATAGTATTATagtattcatttcattttcagagGAATTGTTCCAACAACTTTTCCTGAGCTATGAAGCTCACATTTGCGTCATTGGCTTGGTGTATCTAGGTCCAGCTGCAGCTTTATAGCATCAATATACACCGAAGGCAGACAGACAACCAGGGCTGAACATTAACTTTGCTCCCCAGCCACAGCGACTAGCCACTCTGCATCTTCACTAGCCGCTATTTTGTGAAAAATTACGTTTTATTTGAATAGTTGACTATGGTTTGCTACAATTAACTTGAAGAACCAGATTTACAAcccttttaaatgtaaatgagcactgtaaacataaaatataacaCTGCAGTCATCAAATATTCAGCTCTGATAATGTGTGTAAAGATCAGTGTTGGGTGTAACACGTTACAAAGTAATGCGTTACAaagcagagatgttcacaagtcattttttggaagtccaagtcgagtctcaaagTCTTTgagggcaagttcaagtcaagtctcaagtcttttgccacgagtccaagtcaagtctcaagtctctggttATCTGATCTGctcctaacactgtattgttaaatcttatgaattcatagcatgtcctgtagctaccatccatacagtccagtatcaaaatcagttgtaggataactgtatggggtctacttaacacatccctctagccctctgacctggtgaaatattaacct contains these protein-coding regions:
- the LOC116060574 gene encoding gastrula zinc finger protein 5-1-like isoform X2 — protein: MSTAMDFHSQIASIMEVLANAAVAEICKVVDDGYAVVHLEMSRSQKENEVLRRKIKLLELHIARYRAERVKGSEGSLSSRFAGVRLLNRQNRASLAGPSLQGRTRFLNRDSGTQQSVQKIQPINMDQDPDQEVVTTTKTESAEPEEEVGELLIVKVEGTMETGATNHEVPVDACTGSRGDAYTAPSLPAASPDARCCSQTEVSGSDIVTFVVDRTAETDSSSSDTTHSSQLELAGSDVRAWEREPLSSDASMTPSWDALPASCDDVTDGRRDNKAALDTSESSLSDVVVVDGGGVSQQWEWSAVDQTQREAARGRHENTTSTMIQESAGHGSVQVQSSTLSINSSVSHQFNSIHHSHHKPFSSSFHLAFYHAVTMERPYGCTSCTKRFFLESDLQKHMARHTREKPFTCTLCGKSFVCQSQLEIHHNVHTGERPFSCSVCNRRFSHPSNLKRHQKIQHLTQRPDLPQHCRTKDLQPGVFTEEG